The following proteins are encoded in a genomic region of Chaetodon auriga isolate fChaAug3 chromosome 8, fChaAug3.hap1, whole genome shotgun sequence:
- the trpv6 gene encoding transient receptor potential cation channel subfamily V member 6, with product MSPSLARSAPSELNHWWSQLRFRLQNKKGWNEMLDETFLLYTKHINDIPLFYAAKKNSVGCIKKLLSCASTNIFERGALGETALHVAVMNDNLDAAVALMDGAPELINEPMTSELFQGVTPLHIAVVNQNINMVHHLISRGGDVATPRVTGLYFRKRIGGLIYYGEHILSFAACAGNEDIISMVIDAGASTRVQDYRGNTVLHILVLQPNKTIACQAIDLIMARDAELDQSVPLDMVPNYRGLTPFKLAAKEGNIVAFQHLVNKRRLVQWSLGPLTSNLYDLTEIDSWADNMSVLELIVGSHQREARGILEVTPVRQLVSLKWNLYGKHYFRLLLLLYLLYIGTFTLCCAYRPLKDAPENYTKSDMDKTIRVQKALHESYVTYEDNLRLAGEIISILGAFVILLLEIPDILRVGAKRYFGQTALGGPFHVILISYACLVVLLCVFRACEVQGEAVVMALCLVLGWSNVMFFARGFEMLGPYVIMIQKIIFGDLTKFMWLSFIVLIGFSTSLWMVYMTQEPESIPAYRSFPITLFSQFELSVGLIDLPVDHTIDTPPIVHVLHCTFSVVSYILLLNLLIAMMSDTHWRVAQERDELWRTQVVATTLMLERRLPRCLWPRLGVCGLNYGLRERWYLRVEDRNDPMLQKMRRYIKAFSKDEEKEEKTDAIKGSLSGTPKLRPKNRGGFNNRRSLTGWQMIRHSALGLEMGQEESEEDQDIKYV from the exons ATGTCTCCGTCTCTGGCCAGATCCGCTCCGAGCGAGCTCAACCACTGGTGGAGCCAGCTGAGGTTTCGCCTTCAAAACAAGAAAGGATGGAACGAGATGCTGGATGAGACATTTTTGCTCTACACCAAACA CATAAATGACATCCCTCTGTTCTATGCGGCTAAAAAGAACAGCGTTGGTTGCATCAAGAAACTGCTGAGTTGTGCATCCACGAACATCTTTGAGAGAG GAGCTCTTGGCGAGACGGCGCTTCATGTCGCAGTGATGAATGACAACCTGGACGCCGCCGTGGCCCTGATGGACGGAGCTCCTGAGCTCATCAACGAGCCCATGACCTCAGAGCTCTTCCAAG gTGTCACTCCTCTCCACATCGCTGTGGTGAATCAGAACATCAATATGGTTCATCATCTGATTAGTCGTGGGGGCGATGTGGCTACACCTCGAGTCACCGGTCtgtacttcaggaagaggatAGGAGGACTCATATATTACG GTGAGCACATTCTGTCGTTTGCTGCGTGCGCTGGGAATGAGGACATTATCTCAATGGTGATCGACGCAGGGGCCAGCACCAGGGTCCAGGATTACCGTG GTAACACAGTGCTTCACATTTTGGTTCTGCAGCCCAACAAGACGATTGCGTGCCAGGCCATTGACCTGATTATGGCACGCGATGCAGAGCTGGACCAGTCAGTGCCACTCGACATGGTGCCCAACTACCGAGGCCTTACACCTTTTAAACTAGCTGCCAAAGAGGGAAACATTGTG GCGTTCCAGCACTTGGTTAATAAAAGGCGTTTAGTCCAATGGAGTCTGGGCCCGTTGACCTCCAACCTGTACGACCTGACGGAGATCGACTCATGGGCCGACAACATGTCAGTGCTGGAGCTCATCGTGGGCAGCCACCAGAGAGAG GCCAGAGGGATACTGGAGGTGACCCCTGTGAGGCAGCTGGTTAGTCTGAAGTGGAACCTGTATGGAAAACATTACTTCAG GCTGCTGCTCTTACTGTATCTCCTGTACATCGGGAccttcacactgtgctgtgcatATCGCCCTCTAAAGGACGCTCCGGAGAACTACACGAAGTCAGACATGGACAAAACCATCCGAGTCCAGAAAGCACTCCAT GAGAGTTATGTGACATATGAGGACAACCTGCGGCTGGCAGGCGAGATCATCAGCATTCTGGGAGCTTTTGTCATCCTGTTGCTGGAG ATCCCTGATATACTGAGAGTGGGGGCAAAGCGCTATTTTGGCCAGACAGCACTCGGAGGCCCCTTCCATGTGATCCT TATCAGCTACGCCTgcctggtggtgctgctgtgtgtgttcagagccTGCGAGGTGCAGGGAGAGGCGGTGGTGATGGCACTGTGTTTAGTTCTCGGCTGGAGCAACGTCATGTTCTTCGCCCGAGGTTTTGAAATGCTGGGCCCTTATGTCATCATGATACAGAAG ATTATATTTGGAGACCTGACAAAGTTTATGTGGCTGAGTTTCATTGTGCTCATTGGTTTTTCCACCT CCCTGTGGATGGTGTACATGACCCAGGAGCCGGAGTCCATTCCTGCATATCGCTCCTTCCCCATCACCCTCTTCTCCCAGTTTGAGCTCAGCGTGGGCCTCATAGATCTGCCCGTGGACCACACCATCGATACCCCCCCAATCGTTCACGTGCTGCACTGCACCTTCTCTGTGGTCTCCTACATCCTTCTGCTAAACCTACTGATCGCCATGATGAGCGACACACACTGGAGGGTGGCCCAGGAGAGAGACGAGCTCTGGAGGACTCAG GTGGTAGCTACAACTTTGATGCTGGAGAGGAGGCTGCCCCGCTGCCTGTGGCCTCGACTCGGGGTGTGTGGGCTCAACTACGGTCTGAGGGAGCGCTGGTATCTCAG GGTTGAGGACAGAAACGATCCGATGCTTCAGAAGATGCGGCGTTACATCAAAGCTTTCTCCAAAGAcgaggaaaaggaagagaagaCTGATGCAATAAAGGGGTCGCTGTCAGGAACCCCAAAGCTCAGACCTAAAAACAGAGGAGGGTTTAACAACAGGAGGTCTCTAACGGGATGGCAGATGATTCGCCACAGCGCTTTGGGTTTGGAGATGGGGCAGGAAGAGTCGGAGGAAGACCAGGACATTAAATATGTCTAG
- the LOC143324677 gene encoding early activation antigen CD69 isoform X2 produces the protein MYIKFCRNYGEDEKEKADANVSPKAKLSVDLEGEKDKETVGNTRLYRAVCVLLGIICLTLLLVVIILSAKFQHGPAVCQEREEAVKTNRQSPSFSSTCSYEQCQEHLPSIEVKYRSCPQCATGWVEFDKTCFFLSTVRLSWEESQKNCSASGGSLAVINDPLFQYFLSKEGKMNYWIGLRQKSNTWTWTDDSVLQKSYWAENSGGGDCGILNSGGPPEKNWVTASCKAYTYFICQMQL, from the exons ATGTACATCAAATTCTGCCGCAATTATGGCgaggatgaaaaagagaaagccGACGCTAACGTGTCACCCAAAGCCAAGCTATCTGTTGATCTGGAGGGGGAGAAAG acaAAGAGACTGTGGGAAACACACGTCTGTACCGTGCGGTGTGTGTGCTCCTCGGAATAATCTGCCTGACCCTGCTGCTGGTTGTCATTATCCTCAGTGCGAAAT TCCAACATGGACCCGCTGTCTGccaggaaagagaggaggctgTAAAAACCAACAGGCAAAGTCCTTCATTCTCTTCCACCTGCAGCTATGAGCAGTGCCAGGAACACCTCCCCAGCATTGAAGTCAAAT ATCGCAGCTGTCCGCAGTGTGCTACCGGATGGGTGGAGTTTGACAAGACATGTTTTTTCCTGTCCACCGTCAGGCTCAGCTGGGAGGAGAGCCAGAAGAACTGCAGTGCCAGTGGAGGATCTCTGGCTGTTATCAACGACCCCCTTTTTCAG TATTTTCTGTCCAAGGAGGGTAAAATGAATTACTGGATCGGACTGAGACAGAAGAGCAACACGTGGACCTGGACCGATGACTCTGTTCTGCAGAAGAG TTATTGGGCAGAGAACAGTGGAGGGGGGGACTGTGGGATCCTCAACAGCGGAGGCCCACCTGAGAAAAACTGGGTGACAGCTTCCTGCAAAGCCTACACCTACTTCATCTGCCAGATGCAGCTGTGA
- the LOC143324677 gene encoding natural killer cells antigen CD94 isoform X1 gives MEMNTINTEEERYVEGIKPSEPILKASAEEEAELDPYSKLQSPPEDIYSEAYCGVGPDKPKADKETVGNTRLYRAVCVLLGIICLTLLLVVIILSAKFQHGPAVCQEREEAVKTNRQSPSFSSTCSYEQCQEHLPSIEVKYRSCPQCATGWVEFDKTCFFLSTVRLSWEESQKNCSASGGSLAVINDPLFQYFLSKEGKMNYWIGLRQKSNTWTWTDDSVLQKSYWAENSGGGDCGILNSGGPPEKNWVTASCKAYTYFICQMQL, from the exons ATGGAGATGAATACGAtcaacacagaggaggaaagataTGTGGAAGGGATAAAACCAAGTGAACCGATCCTGAAGGCCAGTGCTGAAG AGGAAGCAGAGCTAGACCCGTATTCTAAGCTGCAAAGTCCACCTGAGGACATCTATTCAGAGGCTTATTGTGGTGTCGGTCCAGACAAACCAAAAGCAG acaAAGAGACTGTGGGAAACACACGTCTGTACCGTGCGGTGTGTGTGCTCCTCGGAATAATCTGCCTGACCCTGCTGCTGGTTGTCATTATCCTCAGTGCGAAAT TCCAACATGGACCCGCTGTCTGccaggaaagagaggaggctgTAAAAACCAACAGGCAAAGTCCTTCATTCTCTTCCACCTGCAGCTATGAGCAGTGCCAGGAACACCTCCCCAGCATTGAAGTCAAAT ATCGCAGCTGTCCGCAGTGTGCTACCGGATGGGTGGAGTTTGACAAGACATGTTTTTTCCTGTCCACCGTCAGGCTCAGCTGGGAGGAGAGCCAGAAGAACTGCAGTGCCAGTGGAGGATCTCTGGCTGTTATCAACGACCCCCTTTTTCAG TATTTTCTGTCCAAGGAGGGTAAAATGAATTACTGGATCGGACTGAGACAGAAGAGCAACACGTGGACCTGGACCGATGACTCTGTTCTGCAGAAGAG TTATTGGGCAGAGAACAGTGGAGGGGGGGACTGTGGGATCCTCAACAGCGGAGGCCCACCTGAGAAAAACTGGGTGACAGCTTCCTGCAAAGCCTACACCTACTTCATCTGCCAGATGCAGCTGTGA